Proteins encoded within one genomic window of Canis lupus dingo isolate Sandy chromosome 28, ASM325472v2, whole genome shotgun sequence:
- the LOC112672386 gene encoding pancreatic lipase-related protein 2-like, whose protein sequence is MLPSWTVGLLLLATVVRGKEICYGHLGCFPDDKPWSGTLQRPFKLFPWNPKDINTRFLLYTNENPNNFQLITATDLDTIEASNFQLDRKTRFIIHGFIDKGEENWLSDMCKKMFKVEKVNCICVDWKRGAKTQYSQAIQNIRVVGAQIAFFIQQLSTELGYRPEDAHLIGHSLGAHAAAEAGRRLGGRVGRITGLDPAQPCFQGTPEEVRLDPSDAMFVDVIHTDCAPIIPFLGFGMSQKVGHLDFYPNGGKQMPGCQKNALSTIIDINGIWEGARDFVACNHLRSYKYYSSSILSPDGFLGYPCASYHEFQEDSCFPCPAEGCPQMGHYADRFQRNTSAVGQTFFLNTGDSGNFTCWRYRVSVTLAGKKKTSGYFRIALYGSNANSKQYEIFKGSLQPHAIHMRDIDVDLNVGKIQKVKFLWNNHVINLFRPKLGASQITVQSGENGTKYNFCSSDMVREDVLQSLYPC, encoded by the exons ATGCTGCCTTCCTGGACCGTCGGCCTTCTCCTGCTGGCCACAGTAGTCAGAG GAAAGGAGATCTGTTATGGACATCTTGGCTGCTTTCCCGATGACAAACCATGGAGTGGGACCCTTCAGCGGCCTTTCAAGTTATTTCCCTGGAATCCCAAGGACATCAACACTCGCTTTCTTCTGTACACAAATGAGAATCCCAACAACTTCCAA CTGATCACTGCCACTGATCTAGACACCATTGAGGCTTCAAACTTCCAACTGGACCGCAAGACACGCTTCATCATCCACGGCTTCATAGACAAGGGGGAGGAGAACTGGCTGTCTGACATGTGCAAG AAAATGTTTAAAGTGGAGAAGGTGAATTGCATCTGTGTGGACTGGAAACGTGGGGCAAAGACACAATATTCCCAAGCTATCCAGAACATTCGGGTTGTGGGAGCACAAATAGCTTTCTTCATACAACAGCTGTCG ACCGAGCTGGGCTACCGCCCGGAGGACGCGCACCTGATCGGCCACAGCCTGGGCGCGCACGCGGCGGCAGAGGCGGGCAGGAGGCTGGGCGGCCGCGTGGGCAGGATCACAG GACTGGATCCAGCACAGCCATGCTTCCAAGGCACACCTGAGGAGGTTCGACTGGACCCGTCTGATGCCATGTTTGTGGATGTGATTCACACGGATTGTGCTCCCATAATCCCCTTCCTAG GTTTTGGAATGAGCCAAAAGGTGGGTCATCTGGATTTCTATCCAAATGGAGGAAAGCAAATGCCTGGATGTCAGAAGAATGCCCTTTCAACCATCATTGACATAAATGGCATATGGGAAG GAGCCCGAGACTTTGTGGCTTGCAATCACCTAAGAAGCTACAAGTATTACTCGAGCAGCATCTTGAGCCCCGATGGCTTCCTGGGCTACCCGTGTGCCTCTTACCATGAGTTTCAGGAG GATAGCTGTTTCCCTTGCCCAGCTGAAGGATGTCCCCAAATGGGGCACTACGCTGACCGATTTCAGAGGAATACCAGTGCTGTGGGACAAACCTTTTTCCTGAACACAGGAGACAGCGGTAACTTTACTT GTTGGAGATACAGGGTATCGGTCACACtggctggaaaaaagaaaacgagTGGGTACTTTAGGATTGCCTTGTATGGAAGTAATGCAAACTCAAAACAATATGAAATTTTCAA AGGATCCCTCCAACCACATGCAATTCATATGCGTGACATTGATGTGGACCTCAATGTTGGAAAAATCCAGAAGGTTAAGTTCCTCTGGAACAACCATGTGATAAATCTTTTCCGGCCCAAGCTGGGGGCTTCACAAATCACAGTGCAAAGCGGTGAAAATGGGACCAA GTATAATTTTTGTAGCAGTGACATGGTGCGAGAAGATGTTTTACAGTCTCTTTACCCATGTTAA